The Cloeon dipterum chromosome 3, ieCloDipt1.1, whole genome shotgun sequence genome includes a region encoding these proteins:
- the LOC135938274 gene encoding prostatic spermine-binding protein-like isoform X1, whose protein sequence is MMAKCIETLALLLVCLLVGSTVIECTQAKAKVTNEKSRKNVVVDDDDDDDDDDDGDDDDDDDDDDDDDDDDDDDDDDDDDDDDDDDDDDDDDDDDDDDDDDDDDDDDDRDKRDADDDDDDDDDDDDDDDDDDDDDDDDDDDDDDDDDDDDDDDDDDDDDDDDDDDDDDDDDN, encoded by the exons Atg ATGGCTAAGTGCATAGAGACATTAGCTCTTCTCCTCGTCTGCCTCTTGGTAGGCTCAACCGTTATTGAGTGCACGCAAGCAAAGGCCAAGGTTACCAATGAAAAGTCCAGGAAAAATGTTGTAGTtgatgatgacgacgatgacgacgaTGAT gatgatggtgatgatgatgatgatgatgacgacgatgacgacgatgatgatgatgacgacgatgatgatgacgacgacgatgatgatgacgacgacgacgacgatgatgatgatgatgatgacgatgatgatg atgacgatgatgacgacgacgatgatgaCGATGACCGTGACAAGAGAgatgctgatgatgatgatgacgacgatgatgacgacgatgatgacgatgatgacgacgatgacgacgatgatgacgatgacgacgacgacgacgacgatgatgacgacgacgacgacgatgatgacgacgacgatgatgacgatgatgatgacgacgacgacgatgacgacgacgacaactAA
- the LOC135938270 gene encoding uncharacterized protein DKFZp434B061 — protein MSPPRAVSSARPSLTAEASAPVRKPLLRRQRSADDDRPINQLLHSALKVTASALGPGILADQPPPTPPKPKGGPLRPVRVAWAELRGREPQQSPKSPTCLPALARANLDIFLAHSGLAQCLANIDLGRESPKSEPMKSSPREAPIKAALTPIPRTPTLAVASSRRVNFKSSSRNVNRSFNESPEPQKLALPVEPKSGRILSAPAHRTAPILTPPRPMLRSLPRRSPLNSSFESETSTDTRVKSANSRRRLKSAGRSGGRRSTRKGDDTSDDDACEESPGASVPPRPATLGVNTGPKVSRRGLHVGAEIVTMVSLISPANSSDSDSETAPGVHQVVPVPSAPQVTPAWQDEKAVAADGDKARNPPLAIVCARKINKSVSFQSRSSLPELLRRASIQLTMPAKTGKEQEDDAARVNECAEAEVDEKTPIAAENKEAAKVEKLPQPPAAAAGIMKTPASKRKLARAKPLSRQNSKNDIENRTPKQNSGDSAATSVERVIIKEPDKQSQVNTMPNPPAPMSILKPPRAPLASAEEMDLSTIEGNPKFESPKEQECWHLYRKMCEKGLTVSFDTVLRGMLTPTEYRLRKGALLSSC, from the exons ATGTCTCCGCCACGAGCTGTTTCCTCGGCGCGTCCCTCCCTTACTGCCGAGGCTTCCGCCCCCGTCCGGAAGCCGCTGCTCCGGAGGCAGCGTTCAGCCGACGACGACCGCCCGATCAACCAGCTGCTGCACTCGGCTCTGAAGGTGACCGCCAGTGCTTTGGGACCAGGCATCCTCGCCGACCAGCCGCCCCCGACGCCGCCCAAGCCGAAAGGTGGTCCACTACGCCCAGTGAGAGTAGCGTGGGCCGAGTTACGCGGAAGGGAGCCGCAGCAGAGCCCCAAAAGCCCCACCTGTCTGCCTGCCCTCGCCAGGGCCAATTTGGACATTTTCCTGGCCCACTCCGGTCTCGCCCAGTGCCTCGCAAACATCGACCTGGGCCGAGAGTCACCCAAGAGCGAGCCGATGAAGTCCAGTCCGAGAGAAGCACCGATCAAGGCCGCCCTGACTCCCATCCCAAGGACTCCGACCCTGGCGGTAGCCAGCTCGAGGAGAGTCAACTTCAAAAGCTCAAGCAGGAATGTGAATAGGAGCTTCAACGAGTCGCCTGAGCCGCAAAAACTGGCGTTGCCCGTGGAACCAAAAAGTGGAAGGATTTTGTCTGCACCTGCCCACAG gaCCGCACCCATTCTGACACCACCGAGACCTATGCTGAGATCTCTCCCCCGACGTAGTCCTCTCAATTCCTCATTTGAAAGTGAAACTTCAACTGACACCAGGGTCAAATCTGCAAATTCACGGAGGCGGCTTAAATCTGCAG GTCGCAGCGGCGGGCGGCGCAGCACTCGCAAAGGCGATGACACGTCCGACGACGACGCGTGCGAGGAGTCCCCAGGGGCGTCGGTGCCCCCGAGACCAGCCACACTGGGAGTGAACACCGGCCCTAAAGTCAGCAGACGCGGTCTCCACGTGGGCGCCGAGATCGTGACGATGGTGTCGCTCATTAGCCCGGCCAACAGCAGCGACTCTGACAGCGAGACGGCGCCCGGCGTCCACCAGGTAGTGCCGGTGCCCAGCGCTCCGCAGGTCACCCCCGCGTGGCAGGATGAAAAGGCGGTTGCGGCTGACGGGGACAAGGCTAGGAACCCTCCGCTGGCCATCGTGTGCGCTCgcaaaatcaacaaatcaG TCTCGTTCCAGTCGCGAAGCAGTTTACCTGAACTCCTAAGGCGAGCGTCGATTCAGCTGACGATGCCGGCAAAAACTGGAAAGGAGCAAGAGGACGATGCCGCCCGCGTAAATGAGTGCGCGGAAGCTGAAGTGGATGAAAAGACGCCGATCGCCGCAGAAAACAAGGAAGCCGCGAAAGTGGAGAAATTGCCGCagccgccagcagcagcagccggaaTAATGAAAACTCCAGCATCAAAGCGAAAATTAGCTCGGGCGAAACCTCTCTCACGgcaaaattccaaaaa CGATATAGAGAACAGAACTCCAAAACAGAATTCTGGCGATAGCGCCGCGACTAGTGTGGAAAGGGTCATCATAAAAGAGCCGGACAAACAGAGCCAAGTCAATACAATGCCAAATCCACCGGCTCCAATGTCAATCTTGAAACCCCCTAGAGCGCCGCTGGCCAGCGCTGAGGAAATGGATCTTTCCACAATCGAAGGCAACCCGAAATTTGAGAGTCCCAAGGAGCAAGAGTGCTGGCACTTATATCGCAAAATGTGCGAAAAAGGACTCACAGTTTCTTTCGATACCGTCCTCAG GGGAATGCTCACGCCGACAGAATACAGGCTCAGGAAAGGTGCGCTCCTTTCGTCTTGTTAA
- the LOC135938274 gene encoding prostatic spermine-binding protein-like isoform X3, translating to MMAKCIETLALLLVCLLVGSTVIECTQAKAKVTNEKSRKNVVVDDDDDDDDDDDDDDDDDDDDDDDDDDDDDDDDDDDDDDDDDDDDDDDDRDKRDADDDDDDDDDDDDDDDDDDDDDDDDDDDDDDDDDDDDDDDDDDDDDDDDDDDDDDDDDN from the exons Atg ATGGCTAAGTGCATAGAGACATTAGCTCTTCTCCTCGTCTGCCTCTTGGTAGGCTCAACCGTTATTGAGTGCACGCAAGCAAAGGCCAAGGTTACCAATGAAAAGTCCAGGAAAAATGTTGTAGTtgatgatgacga tgacgacgatgatgatgatgacgacgatgatgatgacgacgacgatgatgatgacgacgacgacgacgatgatgatgatgatgatgacgatgatgatg atgacgatgatgacgacgacgatgatgaCGATGACCGTGACAAGAGAgatgctgatgatgatgatgacgacgatgatgacgacgatgatgacgatgatgacgacgatgacgacgatgatgacgatgacgacgacgacgacgacgatgatgacgacgacgacgacgatgatgacgacgacgatgatgacgatgatgatgacgacgacgacgatgacgacgacgacaactAA
- the LOC135938274 gene encoding prostatic spermine-binding protein-like isoform X2, which translates to MAKCIETLALLLVCLLVGSTVIECTQAKAKVTNEKSRKNVVVDDDDDDDDDDDGDDDDDDDDDDDDDDDDDDDDDDDDDDDDDDDDDDDDDDDDDDDDDDDDDDDDDRDKRDADDDDDDDDDDDDDDDDDDDDDDDDDDDDDDDDDDDDDDDDDDDDDDDDDDDDDDDDDN; encoded by the exons ATGGCTAAGTGCATAGAGACATTAGCTCTTCTCCTCGTCTGCCTCTTGGTAGGCTCAACCGTTATTGAGTGCACGCAAGCAAAGGCCAAGGTTACCAATGAAAAGTCCAGGAAAAATGTTGTAGTtgatgatgacgacgatgacgacgaTGAT gatgatggtgatgatgatgatgatgatgacgacgatgacgacgatgatgatgatgacgacgatgatgatgacgacgacgatgatgatgacgacgacgacgacgatgatgatgatgatgatgacgatgatgatg atgacgatgatgacgacgacgatgatgaCGATGACCGTGACAAGAGAgatgctgatgatgatgatgacgacgatgatgacgacgatgatgacgatgatgacgacgatgacgacgatgatgacgatgacgacgacgacgacgacgatgatgacgacgacgacgacgatgatgacgacgacgatgatgacgatgatgatgacgacgacgacgatgacgacgacgacaactAA